From the genome of Anopheles moucheti chromosome 3, idAnoMoucSN_F20_07, whole genome shotgun sequence, one region includes:
- the LOC128300457 gene encoding cytokine-like nuclear factor N-PAC isoform X3, whose translation MSDSTGYAVNDLVWAKMKGFSPWPGRISVPPAELRKIAVKKNNPVKCIFFFGSNNYAWIEETQIKPYLEFKDTLINSCKTAHFKEALKQIEEFRVNPEKFQPLFVGENEAANRPDPDEEFNRLREGVTSGTEESGAEDGASVNNTSTPAVLESVDDATTTPLIKKSAKKKASITKVRSVGNKAKATLEDGVTGAPSPKRKKKLLNDSGELASLDIDSYASPVRRNAPVTHLLNRPVTVTRPATPEIDMSSVSNAVQSRNIKASQLKFGFLGLGVMGCGIVKNLIKSGHSVVVWNRSANKCRKFQEVGAEVAETPSDVVEMTDVTYSCVSDPQVAKDMVFGNCGVMSANLAGKGYVEMTGVDPETSNDINEAIISKGGRYLEAQIQGSKNQAEEGTLIILASGDRLLFEECQSCFEAISRNSFYLGDVGNATKMNLILQMISGITLAGVAEAMALADRAGLQQKDVLEVLELTSMSSEMMLQKGNAIIKGEFPTHQALKHMQKDLKLALSLADGLEQSLPITAASNEVYKHAKRLGYGSHDASAVYVRARF comes from the exons atgtCCGACAGCACGGGTTATGCTGTTAACGATCTCGTTTG GGCAAAGATGAAGGGATTTTCGCCCTGGCCCGGCCGTATCTCGGTTCCGCCAGCAGAACTGCGGAAAATTGCGGTCAAAAAGAACAACCCAGTAAAGtgtattttcttcttcggctcCAACAACTA TGCCTGGATCGAGGAAACGCAAATCAAGCCGTATCTGGAGTTTAAGGATACACTGATAAACTCCTGCAAAACTGCCCATTTCAAAGAGGCTTTGAAACAGATAGAAGAATTCCGCGTAAATCCGGAG AAATTTCAGCCACTGTTCGTTGGGGAAAACGAAGCCGCTAATCGCCCGGATCCGGACGAAGAATTTAATAGACTGCGGGAAGGCGTTACCAGCGGTACGGAGGAAAGTGGGGCAGAGGATGGAGCCTCCGTTAACAACACGTCGACACCCGCCGTCCTGGAATCGGTGGACGATGCCACCACGACGCCGCTGATAAAGAAATCAGCCAAGAAGAAA GCATCTATCACGAAGGTGCGTTCAGTTggcaacaaagcaaaggccACGCTAGAAGATGGTGTGACAGGCGCACCGTCACCGAAACGCAAGAAGAAACTTTTGAACGATTCCGGCGAATTGGCTTCCCTGGATATCGATAGCTACGCTAGTCCGGTAAGACGCAATGCGCCGGTAACGCATCTGCTGAACCGTCCGGTTACTGTCACCCGACCAGCGACGCCTGAGATCGACATGTCAAGCGTTTCGAATGCGGTACAATCGCGCAATATCAAAGCATCTCAGCTGAAATTCGGTTTCCTCGGGCTTGGCGTTATGGGCTGTGGGATCGTGAAAAATCTGATCAAATCGGGCCACTCGGTTGTGGTTTGGAACCGGAGCGCCAACAAATGTCGCAAATTTCAGGAGGTCGGTGCGGAAGTTGCGGAAACTCCGTCAGATGTGGTAGAAATGACCGATGTCACCTATTCGTGCGTGTCTGATCCGCAGGTTGCAAAGGAT ATGGTGTTCGGTAACTGTGGCGTAATGTCGGCAAATCTGGCCGGCAAAGGTTACGTTGAGATGACTGGTGTCGATCCAGAAACTTCTAATGACATCAATGAAGCAATCATCTCCAAAGGCGGTCGCTATTTGGAAGCACAA ATACAAGGGTCGAAGAACCAAGCGGAAGAGGGAACGCTTATCATTCTTGCGAGCGGAGATCGATTGCTGTTTGAGGAATGTCAAAGCTGTTTCGAAGCAATTTCCCGCAATTCTTTCTACCTGGGTGACGTTGGCAATGCTACAAAGATGAATCTGATTCTGCAGATGATTTCCGGAATTACGCTTGCCGGAGTGGCTGAAGCGATGGCACTAG CGGATCGAGCTGGGCTCCAGCAGAAGGACGTTCTGGAGGTGCTAGAATTAACTAGCATGTCCTCAGAAATGATGCTGCAGAAAGGAAATG CGATTATCAAGGGTGAATTCCCAACCCATCAGGCGTTGAAGCACATGCAGAAAGACCTCAAGCTTGCGTTAAGCCTAGCAGACGGACTGGAGCAATCGTTGCCCATTACAGCGGCCTCGAACGAGGTGTACAAACACGCCAAACGTCTTGGCTATGGTTCACACGATGCCAGCGCCGTCTACGTACGGGCACGGTTTTAA
- the LOC128300457 gene encoding cytokine-like nuclear factor N-PAC isoform X2 codes for MSDSTGYAVNDLVWAKMKGFSPWPGRISVPPAELRKIAVKKNNPVKCIFFFGSNNYAWIEETQIKPYLEFKDTLINSCKTAHFKEALKQIEEFRVNPEPLFVGENEAANRPDPDEEFNRLREGVTSGTEESGAEDGASVNNTSTPAVLESVDDATTTPLIKKSAKKKVRASLPLKLNVDKMASITKVRSVGNKAKATLEDGVTGAPSPKRKKKLLNDSGELASLDIDSYASPVRRNAPVTHLLNRPVTVTRPATPEIDMSSVSNAVQSRNIKASQLKFGFLGLGVMGCGIVKNLIKSGHSVVVWNRSANKCRKFQEVGAEVAETPSDVVEMTDVTYSCVSDPQVAKDMVFGNCGVMSANLAGKGYVEMTGVDPETSNDINEAIISKGGRYLEAQIQGSKNQAEEGTLIILASGDRLLFEECQSCFEAISRNSFYLGDVGNATKMNLILQMISGITLAGVAEAMALADRAGLQQKDVLEVLELTSMSSEMMLQKGNAIIKGEFPTHQALKHMQKDLKLALSLADGLEQSLPITAASNEVYKHAKRLGYGSHDASAVYVRARF; via the exons atgtCCGACAGCACGGGTTATGCTGTTAACGATCTCGTTTG GGCAAAGATGAAGGGATTTTCGCCCTGGCCCGGCCGTATCTCGGTTCCGCCAGCAGAACTGCGGAAAATTGCGGTCAAAAAGAACAACCCAGTAAAGtgtattttcttcttcggctcCAACAACTA TGCCTGGATCGAGGAAACGCAAATCAAGCCGTATCTGGAGTTTAAGGATACACTGATAAACTCCTGCAAAACTGCCCATTTCAAAGAGGCTTTGAAACAGATAGAAGAATTCCGCGTAAATCCGGAG CCACTGTTCGTTGGGGAAAACGAAGCCGCTAATCGCCCGGATCCGGACGAAGAATTTAATAGACTGCGGGAAGGCGTTACCAGCGGTACGGAGGAAAGTGGGGCAGAGGATGGAGCCTCCGTTAACAACACGTCGACACCCGCCGTCCTGGAATCGGTGGACGATGCCACCACGACGCCGCTGATAAAGAAATCAGCCAAGAAGAAAGTACGTGCCTCGTTGCCACTCAAATTGAACGTGGATAAGATG GCATCTATCACGAAGGTGCGTTCAGTTggcaacaaagcaaaggccACGCTAGAAGATGGTGTGACAGGCGCACCGTCACCGAAACGCAAGAAGAAACTTTTGAACGATTCCGGCGAATTGGCTTCCCTGGATATCGATAGCTACGCTAGTCCGGTAAGACGCAATGCGCCGGTAACGCATCTGCTGAACCGTCCGGTTACTGTCACCCGACCAGCGACGCCTGAGATCGACATGTCAAGCGTTTCGAATGCGGTACAATCGCGCAATATCAAAGCATCTCAGCTGAAATTCGGTTTCCTCGGGCTTGGCGTTATGGGCTGTGGGATCGTGAAAAATCTGATCAAATCGGGCCACTCGGTTGTGGTTTGGAACCGGAGCGCCAACAAATGTCGCAAATTTCAGGAGGTCGGTGCGGAAGTTGCGGAAACTCCGTCAGATGTGGTAGAAATGACCGATGTCACCTATTCGTGCGTGTCTGATCCGCAGGTTGCAAAGGAT ATGGTGTTCGGTAACTGTGGCGTAATGTCGGCAAATCTGGCCGGCAAAGGTTACGTTGAGATGACTGGTGTCGATCCAGAAACTTCTAATGACATCAATGAAGCAATCATCTCCAAAGGCGGTCGCTATTTGGAAGCACAA ATACAAGGGTCGAAGAACCAAGCGGAAGAGGGAACGCTTATCATTCTTGCGAGCGGAGATCGATTGCTGTTTGAGGAATGTCAAAGCTGTTTCGAAGCAATTTCCCGCAATTCTTTCTACCTGGGTGACGTTGGCAATGCTACAAAGATGAATCTGATTCTGCAGATGATTTCCGGAATTACGCTTGCCGGAGTGGCTGAAGCGATGGCACTAG CGGATCGAGCTGGGCTCCAGCAGAAGGACGTTCTGGAGGTGCTAGAATTAACTAGCATGTCCTCAGAAATGATGCTGCAGAAAGGAAATG CGATTATCAAGGGTGAATTCCCAACCCATCAGGCGTTGAAGCACATGCAGAAAGACCTCAAGCTTGCGTTAAGCCTAGCAGACGGACTGGAGCAATCGTTGCCCATTACAGCGGCCTCGAACGAGGTGTACAAACACGCCAAACGTCTTGGCTATGGTTCACACGATGCCAGCGCCGTCTACGTACGGGCACGGTTTTAA
- the LOC128300457 gene encoding cytokine-like nuclear factor N-PAC isoform X1, translated as MSDSTGYAVNDLVWAKMKGFSPWPGRISVPPAELRKIAVKKNNPVKCIFFFGSNNYAWIEETQIKPYLEFKDTLINSCKTAHFKEALKQIEEFRVNPEKFQPLFVGENEAANRPDPDEEFNRLREGVTSGTEESGAEDGASVNNTSTPAVLESVDDATTTPLIKKSAKKKVRASLPLKLNVDKMASITKVRSVGNKAKATLEDGVTGAPSPKRKKKLLNDSGELASLDIDSYASPVRRNAPVTHLLNRPVTVTRPATPEIDMSSVSNAVQSRNIKASQLKFGFLGLGVMGCGIVKNLIKSGHSVVVWNRSANKCRKFQEVGAEVAETPSDVVEMTDVTYSCVSDPQVAKDMVFGNCGVMSANLAGKGYVEMTGVDPETSNDINEAIISKGGRYLEAQIQGSKNQAEEGTLIILASGDRLLFEECQSCFEAISRNSFYLGDVGNATKMNLILQMISGITLAGVAEAMALADRAGLQQKDVLEVLELTSMSSEMMLQKGNAIIKGEFPTHQALKHMQKDLKLALSLADGLEQSLPITAASNEVYKHAKRLGYGSHDASAVYVRARF; from the exons atgtCCGACAGCACGGGTTATGCTGTTAACGATCTCGTTTG GGCAAAGATGAAGGGATTTTCGCCCTGGCCCGGCCGTATCTCGGTTCCGCCAGCAGAACTGCGGAAAATTGCGGTCAAAAAGAACAACCCAGTAAAGtgtattttcttcttcggctcCAACAACTA TGCCTGGATCGAGGAAACGCAAATCAAGCCGTATCTGGAGTTTAAGGATACACTGATAAACTCCTGCAAAACTGCCCATTTCAAAGAGGCTTTGAAACAGATAGAAGAATTCCGCGTAAATCCGGAG AAATTTCAGCCACTGTTCGTTGGGGAAAACGAAGCCGCTAATCGCCCGGATCCGGACGAAGAATTTAATAGACTGCGGGAAGGCGTTACCAGCGGTACGGAGGAAAGTGGGGCAGAGGATGGAGCCTCCGTTAACAACACGTCGACACCCGCCGTCCTGGAATCGGTGGACGATGCCACCACGACGCCGCTGATAAAGAAATCAGCCAAGAAGAAAGTACGTGCCTCGTTGCCACTCAAATTGAACGTGGATAAGATG GCATCTATCACGAAGGTGCGTTCAGTTggcaacaaagcaaaggccACGCTAGAAGATGGTGTGACAGGCGCACCGTCACCGAAACGCAAGAAGAAACTTTTGAACGATTCCGGCGAATTGGCTTCCCTGGATATCGATAGCTACGCTAGTCCGGTAAGACGCAATGCGCCGGTAACGCATCTGCTGAACCGTCCGGTTACTGTCACCCGACCAGCGACGCCTGAGATCGACATGTCAAGCGTTTCGAATGCGGTACAATCGCGCAATATCAAAGCATCTCAGCTGAAATTCGGTTTCCTCGGGCTTGGCGTTATGGGCTGTGGGATCGTGAAAAATCTGATCAAATCGGGCCACTCGGTTGTGGTTTGGAACCGGAGCGCCAACAAATGTCGCAAATTTCAGGAGGTCGGTGCGGAAGTTGCGGAAACTCCGTCAGATGTGGTAGAAATGACCGATGTCACCTATTCGTGCGTGTCTGATCCGCAGGTTGCAAAGGAT ATGGTGTTCGGTAACTGTGGCGTAATGTCGGCAAATCTGGCCGGCAAAGGTTACGTTGAGATGACTGGTGTCGATCCAGAAACTTCTAATGACATCAATGAAGCAATCATCTCCAAAGGCGGTCGCTATTTGGAAGCACAA ATACAAGGGTCGAAGAACCAAGCGGAAGAGGGAACGCTTATCATTCTTGCGAGCGGAGATCGATTGCTGTTTGAGGAATGTCAAAGCTGTTTCGAAGCAATTTCCCGCAATTCTTTCTACCTGGGTGACGTTGGCAATGCTACAAAGATGAATCTGATTCTGCAGATGATTTCCGGAATTACGCTTGCCGGAGTGGCTGAAGCGATGGCACTAG CGGATCGAGCTGGGCTCCAGCAGAAGGACGTTCTGGAGGTGCTAGAATTAACTAGCATGTCCTCAGAAATGATGCTGCAGAAAGGAAATG CGATTATCAAGGGTGAATTCCCAACCCATCAGGCGTTGAAGCACATGCAGAAAGACCTCAAGCTTGCGTTAAGCCTAGCAGACGGACTGGAGCAATCGTTGCCCATTACAGCGGCCTCGAACGAGGTGTACAAACACGCCAAACGTCTTGGCTATGGTTCACACGATGCCAGCGCCGTCTACGTACGGGCACGGTTTTAA